In the Juglans microcarpa x Juglans regia isolate MS1-56 chromosome 6D, Jm3101_v1.0, whole genome shotgun sequence genome, one interval contains:
- the LOC121268786 gene encoding putative pre-16S rRNA nuclease: protein MRYVKPLNLFRDLVKSNVETRGRLLGLDVGEKYVGLAVSDPHNKTASPLSVLVRKQPKIDLMISDFQSLISELSLVGFIVGDTSNKIHGYGNTVQVKLFIDDLCKTGKLECLKYTYWDENFSSKSVDFLLKPLDLHPVIAKTTIDKFAAAGILQGYLDYFNRKMKLEAAE from the exons ATGAGGTACGTGAAACCGTTGAACTTGTTCCGTGATCTGGTCAAGTCGAACGTGGAAACACGGGGTCGTTTGCTTGGTTTAGATGTGGGTGAAAAGTATGTCGGGCTAGCTGTTTCAGACCCTCATAATAAAACTGCCTCACCTCTAAG TGTCTTGGTAAGGAAACAACCAAAGATTGATCTAATGATCAGTGACTTTCAGAGTCTG ATCTCTGAACTTTCTCTGGTGGGGTTTATTGTCGGCGATACTTCCAACAAAATACACGGCTATGGCAAT ACTGTGCAAGTGAAGCTTTTCATCGATGATCTCTGCAAAACGGGGAAACTTGAATGCTTAAAGTATACTTATTGGGACGAGAATTTTTCATCAAAG AGCGTGGACTTTCTGTTAAAGCCTCTGGATTTGCATCCAGTTATCGCAAAGACAACAATTGACAAGTTTGCTGCTGCTGGAATACTCCAG GGGTACCTAGATTATTTTAACAGGAAGATGAAGTTGGAAGCGGCAGAGTAA